The segment GGGAGTCCCCTCCACGGGCGCAAGCTCGCCAGTGGGTATCAAAGTTTCGGATACGGGGACGTAGCGTTCCGCATGGATCTGGATGATGTGACCGAGAATGGAGGTCCCTGGCATGCCGCTCAGGTTGAAGTAGGCATGATTGGTCAGATTGACCGGCGTCGCCTTGTCGGTCGTGGCGACATAATCGATGCGCAGTTCGTCAGTGTCCGACCAGTGATAGGTCACCGTGGCCTGGAGGTTGCCGGGGTAGCCTTCGTCACCGTCGCGGCTGAAGAGACTGAAGCTCACGGTCTGGGCTCCATCCGCGGTTCCCGACCACACCTGCTTGTCAAAACCTTTCACGCCTCCGTGGAGGTGATTCACACCGTTGTTGCAGGCGAGAACATACTCCCTTCCCTCGATCGAAAACCGACCCTTCGCTATGCGATTCCCGACCCGCCCGACGATCGCGCCAAAGTAGGGATTTCCCTTCCCGAGAAAGCCGTGAAGGGAGTCGTAGCCAAGGGAAACATCACCAACGATCTGGTTGCGGTCCGCCACGCAGAGGTCGACCACCGCGGCGCCGTACTCCGAGAGCGATACGACATGCCCCCGGCCATTGGTGATCGTGAACAGGCGAACCTCCTTTCCGTCCGAAGCGACGCCATGATGCGTGATATGGACAGAGGGGCGGAGGGGTGCAGCGGCCGTCATGGGCCGGAAAGTTGACGAACCTGCGGGCGCCTAGCAACTCCTCTGTCCGTAATATGCACCGGGCCCGTGCTTTCGCTTGAAGTGTTTGTAGAGCAGTTCCGGTTCAATCCGGGAAAGCCCGGGTTCGAGGGACAGGGACAACTGCGCCATCTGCGCGATGCACTCCACGGCCACCGCCACCTCGACCGCTTTCGCAACCGTGGGACCCCAGGTGAAAGGCCCGTGCCGATTCACAAGCACGGCGGGAACGTCCAAGGGGTCGACGCCGTTCAGCCGCTCGCGAATCACCATCCCCGTCTCCCATTCGTAGGCACCGGTAATCTCGGCCGGAGTCATCTTCCTCGTGACAGGAACGTCACCCATGCAGTAGTCGGCATGCGTGGTGCCAAAAATGGGGATGGGCCTGCCCGCCTGGGCAAAGGCAGTGGCGTTCGTCGAATGGGTATGGACGACACCGTTGATGCTTGGGAAGCCAAGGTAGAGGCAGCGATGGGTCGGTGTGTCGGAAGAGGGGCGCAGGTCCCCTTCCACCACCTTGCCATCGAGATCCACGAGGACCATCTGCTCGGGTTGGAGCACGGCATAATCCACGCCGCTCGGCTTGATCGCAAAGATGCCCCGGTCGCGATCGAGGGCGCTCGCGTTTCCAAAGGTCAGGTTGATCAGGCCCTGGCGCGGCAGCGCCACGTTGGCCTCATAGGCTTCACGCTTGAGTTCGGCGAGCATGGTCATGCATGGATTCCCTGAGCGAGATGATAGTACACCTCGTTCGTGCGCAACGTCTGTTTAAAAT is part of the Opitutaceae bacterium genome and harbors:
- a CDS encoding aldose epimerase family protein, encoding MTAAAPLRPSVHITHHGVASDGKEVRLFTITNGRGHVVSLSEYGAAVVDLCVADRNQIVGDVSLGYDSLHGFLGKGNPYFGAIVGRVGNRIAKGRFSIEGREYVLACNNGVNHLHGGVKGFDKQVWSGTADGAQTVSFSLFSRDGDEGYPGNLQATVTYHWSDTDELRIDYVATTDKATPVNLTNHAYFNLSGMPGTSILGHIIQIHAERYVPVSETLIPTGELAPVEGTPMDLRQPTRVGDNLAAVGGDPVGFDHTFVISGSNGQLRLAAEVREPGSGRRMRVLTTEPGVQFYTGNFLDGSQRGKGGAAYGQHSGFCLETQHYPDSPNQPTFPSVILKPGQTYRTTTVYAFDAI
- the araD gene encoding L-ribulose-5-phosphate 4-epimerase AraD; amino-acid sequence: MTMLAELKREAYEANVALPRQGLINLTFGNASALDRDRGIFAIKPSGVDYAVLQPEQMVLVDLDGKVVEGDLRPSSDTPTHRCLYLGFPSINGVVHTHSTNATAFAQAGRPIPIFGTTHADYCMGDVPVTRKMTPAEITGAYEWETGMVIRERLNGVDPLDVPAVLVNRHGPFTWGPTVAKAVEVAVAVECIAQMAQLSLSLEPGLSRIEPELLYKHFKRKHGPGAYYGQRSC